Proteins encoded in a region of the Limanda limanda chromosome 17, fLimLim1.1, whole genome shotgun sequence genome:
- the pex12 gene encoding peroxisome assembly protein 12: MAQAGAHLTSTAGNEQPSIFEVLAQETLMDALKPALRHALKVLAECSPSRFGVLWRSFDELYLLLDLLLQNHFLSHCSASFSENFYGLKRVSGGRGFPVRLGLHRKSHWRSLLLLCLVPYLRAKLEATLAKQRDEEDFSIQLARSRGRRLYRAALAAYPYVSSAWQAAAFCQQLLFVFGVSKTHSPLLWFARVRLARLNAQDVRDMELKGSDTINLTDKSLVMRAWWVMSQAARGVALSLSTSLSMGVFFLQFLEWWYSSDNQSTVKTLTSLPAPPPPLHLQEEAPPPGSDARNCRLCRRLCTNSTVLSTSGFVFCYRCVYMYVKAKRRCPVTGFPTELQHLIKIYSPESG; the protein is encoded by the exons ATGGCTCAGGCCGGAGCTCACCTGACGTCTACCGCCGGGAACGAGCAGCCGTCCATCTTCGAGGTCCTGGCGCAGGAGACTCTGATGGACGCTCTCAAACCTGCACTGAGACACGCCCTCAAG gtccTGGCAGAGTGCAGCCCGTCTCGTTTTGGCGTTCTGTGGCGAAGCTTTGATGAGCTGTacctgctgctggacctcctcctccagaaccacttcctgtcccactGCAGCGCCTCCTTCTCTGAGAACTTTTACGGCCTGAAACGAGTTTCAGGTGGGCGGGGCTTCCCTGTCCGCCTGGGGCTGCACAGGAAGTCACACTGGCGATCGCTTCTCCTTCTGTGTCTGGTGCCGTACCTGCGGGCCAAGCTGGAGGCCACACTGGCGAAgcagagggacgaggaggacTTCTCCATCCAGCTGGCGCGGTCCAGGGGCCGGAGGCTGTACCGGGCGGCGCTGGCAGCGTACCCGTACGTCAGCTCCGCCTGGCAGGCCGCGGCCTTCTGCCAGCAGCTGCTCTTTGTCTTCGGAGTCTCGAAGACCCACAGTCCTCTGCTGTGGTTCGCCAGGGTGAGACTGGCACGACTCAACGCCCAAGACGTCAGAGACATGGAGCTGAAGGGCAGCGACACCATCAACCTCACGGACAAGAG CCTGGTGATGAGGGCGTGGTGGGTGATGTCACAGGCAGCGAGGGGCGtggccctctccctctccacctccctgtCCATGGGCGTCTTCTTCCTGCAGTTCCTGGAGTGGTGGTACTCCTCCGACAACCAGAGCACGGTGAAGACCCTCACCTCCCTGCCTGctcctccgccccccctccacctgcaggaggaggctcctcctccaggctccGACGCCAGGAACTGTCGTCTTTGCCGAAGACTCTGCACCAACTCCACCGTCCTGTCGACCTCGGGCTTCGTGTTCTGCTACCGCTGCGTCTACATGTACGTGAAGGCAAAGCGCCGCTGCCCGGTCACCGGGTTTCCCACCGAGCTGCAGCACCTCATCAAGATCTACTCACCTGAGAGCGGCTGA
- the si:ch211-237i5.4 gene encoding chondroadherin-like protein: METFGFLIDSRASTPVRCSRSCPPLCACYEHANLVDCRARGFEHVPRGVPHGTLMLELGGNNLSEISSQVFTGLWSLKVLVMSNSQIQVIQPQAFSSLSFMEKLDLSWNQLTLLPVDFSTSLSALRELRLDHNNLCYLSGHSLEYLDNMEKLDLSYNQLVSVGPGVFRGLSRLRQLHLHHNRLSGLQRGGLDMLPGLEVLQLSYNNISQIDSDALAPLYSLAVLALEGNNLRQLKFKTFLSLHTTATHIQLSGNPWSCDCELHRVFSKILYVRHLHIDDYSNVTCQEPPQLAGASLAWVDSRLCIAETVTVLVIIVTVLVSVVAAVVMAERNRKSHREKNWDTESQTQTQSPPS, from the exons ATGGAGACGTTTGGATTCCTGATCGACAGCAGAG CCTCTACCCCGGTCAGGTGTTCACGCTCGTGTCCGCCCCTCTGTGCTTGTTACGAGCACGCCAACCTGGTGGACTGCCGTGCACGTGGGTTCGAACACGTTCCCCGGGGCGTCCCTCATGGAACCTTGATGCTGGAGCTGGGAGGAAACAACCTGAGTGAGATCAGCTCCCAGGTCTTCACTGGCCTGTGGTCGCTGAAGGTCCTGGTGATGAGCAACAGTCAGATTCAAGTCATCCAACCACAG GCgttttcctctttgtccttCATGGAGAAGTTGGATCTGAGCTGGAACCAGTTGACGTTGCTCCCAGTCGACTTCTCCACCAGTCTGTCTGCGCTCAGAGAACTTCGACTGGATCACAACAACTTGTGTTACTTATCTGGACACAG cctggAGTATCTGGACAACATGGAGAAGCTGGACCTGAGCTACAACCAGCTGGTGTCTGTGGGTCCTGGTGTGTTCAGAGGTCTGTCCAGACTCAGGCAGCTCCACCTGCACCACAACCGCCTGAGTGGGCTGCAGCGGGGGGGCCTGGACATGCTGCCTGGACTGGAG GTGCTCCAGCTCAGCTACAACAACATCTCTCAGATCGACAGTGACGCTCTGGCTCCTCTCTACAGTTTAGCCGTTCTTGCTCTGGAGGGAAACAACCTGCGACAACTGAAGTTCAAGACGTTCCTCAGCCTGCACACCACAGCCACTCACATCCAGCTGTCAG GGAACCCGTGGAGCTGCGACTGCGAGCTGCATCGTGTCTTCAGTAAGATCCTCTACGTTCGCCACCTCCACATCGACGACTACAGCAACGTGACGTGCCAGGAGCCGCCGCAGCTGGCCGGCGCCTCGCTGGCCTGGGTGGACAGTCGGCTCTGCATCGCCGAGACCGTCACCGTGCTGGTCATCATCGTCACCGTGCTGGTCAGCGTGGTGGCGGCCGTGGTCATGGCcgagaggaacaggaagagtcACCGGGAGAAGAACTGGGACACGGAGTCACAGACTCAAACCCAGAGTCCACCGTCCTGA